GTCATAAACGGTATGCTCCCGAGGTGATCCAACGAATCGAAATGTTAAAGGAGATGATCCTTGACCATGGACTTTCGTTGCAGGGGGCAAAACGTCACTTGGAAGTACCGCCGCGGGAAGCAACTTCGCAAGGGGAGATCCAATCGGCAGTGAAGTCGGTGGCGTCCGAATGGGCGCAGGGCCGTACCGAGTTGCTGGACAAACTGGCGGAGCGGATGGCAAACCATATGCTAAAGCAATTGGCGCAAGACACGCT
This region of bacterium genomic DNA includes:
- a CDS encoding helix-turn-helix domain-containing protein; translated protein: MELINNNAPVEGFTPAQVHALTGVPPNTLSRWEREFRDYLQAARTEGGHKRYAPEVIQRIEMLKEMILDHGLSLQGAKRHLEVPPREATSQGEIQSAVKSVASEWAQGRTELLDKLAERMANHMLKQLAQDTLPSTPAG